A genomic region of Metopolophium dirhodum isolate CAU chromosome 1, ASM1992520v1, whole genome shotgun sequence contains the following coding sequences:
- the LOC132935567 gene encoding kinesin-related protein 4-like isoform X1: MANQSYDDMELTAEKELDALIVASQMESNFDIDKILNDKAKKRKFTKTNVKNLIKNVITNADVATMLRQTLDDNIDANCLYEPKFTRAKIREMLNTYPTSGSTNQQQSILSECTSLIEKEFPDDSEDEEYHPDKMFEEEEDEYDDDEFKLSEVNKSFETENDQDISDNKTIVDVNVKETIGMRTRSKFSLNDTPLEIIEQAFIPPDITEDMYDSACENDEWMEFLSEFTKPLESVQNDDGEDDPEYNVLGDDDFTNVDKEEFRIDKSVKVTRKEYNDLMNELNEFTESFLEFNGVEKFETYTDMKETVNDKNTDKPKNDTQSIPAYVCIPNNYSDGKSSANFSVQNKNAVKRTNVTISNPVFMLNYCNGKTSTNCSTNNYVEPIEVARYNTQIDKQFNVSDFNNSILGINEHLEKHSCIHPHLPIFKENVQLGIEQLNNSNEDVSVITNIVPQYVNIGNQVNRMTQKQIILFKQQLTQHVQLITQNYLLCTMSKKFQINCRKYKIMLELIKDICKDKKYAPINTHSALKFIRDWTEFKSNENDINSDYVILPLNVKGFMLYYDKPVFIYPQLLPIRTYHHEYKTHPIGPSEEKLLVLKIDYVFKNLKESSNTRAKYRKNTLSDLMPMIIKTVHKRWFSNRSLKYLKQYITRQMNSFKMNVIKNYLTYGKIEESSYVIDIKALFKGNRLYECDVRKFPSSWKCIRQQFKLKK; encoded by the exons aTGGCCAATCAATCATATGACGACATGGAACTAac AGCTGAAAAGGAATTAGATGCATTAATAGTTGCTAGCCAAATGGAGTCAAATTTTGATATAGATAAAATACTGAATGATAAGGCTAAGAAGAGAAAGTTTACTAAAACAAATGTCAAGAATCTTATCAAG aATGTAATTACAAATGCTGATGTAGCTACAATGTTGCGACAAACTTTAGACGACAATATAGATGCAAATTGTTTATATGAACCAAAATTTACAAGAGCAAAAATAag agaaatgttaaatacttatcCAACTTCAGGGTCTACAAACCAGCAACAATCAATCTTATCAGAATGTACATCATTGATTGAAAAGGAATTTCCCGATGATTCTGAAGATGAAGAGTATCACCCAGACAAAATGTTTGAAGAGGAAGAAGATGAATACGACGatgatgaatttaaattatcagAAGTTAATAAATCATTTGAAACAGAAAATGATCAAGATATTAGTgataataaaactatagttgATGTAAATGTaaag GAAACAATTGGAATGCGTACTAGGtcaaaattttctttaaatgatACTCCATTAGAAATTATAGAACAAGCTTTTATACCGCCAGATATAACCGAGGATATGTACGATTCAGCTTGTGAAAACGATGAATGGATGGAGTTTCTTAGTGAATTTACAAAGCCTTtag aATCTGTTCAAAATGATGATGGTGAAGATGACCCTGAGTATAATGTTCTTGGCGATGATGATTTTACTAATG TCGATAAAGAAGAATTTCGTATTGATAAATCAGTTAAGGTCACTCGCAAGGAGTATAATGATTTAATGAATGAATTGAACGAATTTACTGAAAGCTTCCTTGAATTCAATGGTgtagaaaaatttgaaacttaTACCGATATGAAAGAAACTGTTAATGACAAa aatacaGATAAACCTAAAAATGATACTCAATCTATTCCTGCTTATGTCTGTATTCCAAATAACTATTCAGATGGGAAATCAAGCGCTAATTTTTCTGttcaaaataaa aatgCTGTTAAACGTACAAATGTTACTATATCTAATCCAgtgtttatgttaaattattgtaatgggAAAACAAGTACCAATTGCTCTACAAATAATTATGTAGAACCAATAGAAGTGGCCagatataatacacaaatagataaacaatttaatgtttCAGACTTTAACAATAGTATACTTGGTATTAATGAACACCTTGAAAAGCATAGCTGTATACATCCTCATTTAccaatatttaaagaaaatgttCAGTTAGGCATTGAACAGCTTAACAATAGTAATGAAGATGTTTCTGTGATAACAAATATAGTTCCTCaatatgtaaatataggtaatcaagTAAATAGAATgacacaaaaacaaataattttatttaaacaacaaCTCACACAACATGTCCaattaataactcaaaattacTTGCTATGCACAATGTCAAAAAAGTTCCAAATTAATtgcagaaaatataaaattatgttg gAACTAATAAAAGATATTTGTAAAGATAAAAAGTATGCACCAATTAACACACATTCCGCCTTAAAGTTTATTCGAGATTGGACTGAATTTAAATCCAACGAGAATGatattaatag tGACTATGTTATACTACCATTAAATGTGAAAGGGTTTAtgctatattatgataaacctGTATTTATCTATCCTCAATTGTTACCAATAAGAACTTACCATCACGAATATAAAACTCATCCTATTGGACCTTCAGAAGAAAA attactggtattaaaaatagattatgTTTTTAAGAATTTGAAAGAGAGTAGTAATACTCGggcaaaatatagaaaaaatactttatcTGATTTAATGCCAATGATAATAAAAACTGTACATAAAAGATGGTTTTCAAACAGaagtttaaaatatctaaaacagtACATAACGCGTCAGATGAACTCATTTAAAATGAATGTTATTAag AATTATTTAACATATGGTAAAATTGAAGAATCTTCTTATGTGATTGACATTAAAGCTCTCTTTAAAGGAAACCGCTTATACGAGTGTGATGTTCGAAAGTTTCCATCAAGTTGGAAATGTATCAGACaacaatttaagttaaaaaaatag
- the LOC132935567 gene encoding kinesin-related protein 4-like isoform X2 — protein MLSRAEKELDALIVASQMESNFDIDKILNDKAKKRKFTKTNVKNLIKNVITNADVATMLRQTLDDNIDANCLYEPKFTRAKIREMLNTYPTSGSTNQQQSILSECTSLIEKEFPDDSEDEEYHPDKMFEEEEDEYDDDEFKLSEVNKSFETENDQDISDNKTIVDVNVKETIGMRTRSKFSLNDTPLEIIEQAFIPPDITEDMYDSACENDEWMEFLSEFTKPLESVQNDDGEDDPEYNVLGDDDFTNVDKEEFRIDKSVKVTRKEYNDLMNELNEFTESFLEFNGVEKFETYTDMKETVNDKNTDKPKNDTQSIPAYVCIPNNYSDGKSSANFSVQNKNAVKRTNVTISNPVFMLNYCNGKTSTNCSTNNYVEPIEVARYNTQIDKQFNVSDFNNSILGINEHLEKHSCIHPHLPIFKENVQLGIEQLNNSNEDVSVITNIVPQYVNIGNQVNRMTQKQIILFKQQLTQHVQLITQNYLLCTMSKKFQINCRKYKIMLELIKDICKDKKYAPINTHSALKFIRDWTEFKSNENDINSDYVILPLNVKGFMLYYDKPVFIYPQLLPIRTYHHEYKTHPIGPSEEKLLVLKIDYVFKNLKESSNTRAKYRKNTLSDLMPMIIKTVHKRWFSNRSLKYLKQYITRQMNSFKMNVIKNYLTYGKIEESSYVIDIKALFKGNRLYECDVRKFPSSWKCIRQQFKLKK, from the exons atgttatctaG AGCTGAAAAGGAATTAGATGCATTAATAGTTGCTAGCCAAATGGAGTCAAATTTTGATATAGATAAAATACTGAATGATAAGGCTAAGAAGAGAAAGTTTACTAAAACAAATGTCAAGAATCTTATCAAG aATGTAATTACAAATGCTGATGTAGCTACAATGTTGCGACAAACTTTAGACGACAATATAGATGCAAATTGTTTATATGAACCAAAATTTACAAGAGCAAAAATAag agaaatgttaaatacttatcCAACTTCAGGGTCTACAAACCAGCAACAATCAATCTTATCAGAATGTACATCATTGATTGAAAAGGAATTTCCCGATGATTCTGAAGATGAAGAGTATCACCCAGACAAAATGTTTGAAGAGGAAGAAGATGAATACGACGatgatgaatttaaattatcagAAGTTAATAAATCATTTGAAACAGAAAATGATCAAGATATTAGTgataataaaactatagttgATGTAAATGTaaag GAAACAATTGGAATGCGTACTAGGtcaaaattttctttaaatgatACTCCATTAGAAATTATAGAACAAGCTTTTATACCGCCAGATATAACCGAGGATATGTACGATTCAGCTTGTGAAAACGATGAATGGATGGAGTTTCTTAGTGAATTTACAAAGCCTTtag aATCTGTTCAAAATGATGATGGTGAAGATGACCCTGAGTATAATGTTCTTGGCGATGATGATTTTACTAATG TCGATAAAGAAGAATTTCGTATTGATAAATCAGTTAAGGTCACTCGCAAGGAGTATAATGATTTAATGAATGAATTGAACGAATTTACTGAAAGCTTCCTTGAATTCAATGGTgtagaaaaatttgaaacttaTACCGATATGAAAGAAACTGTTAATGACAAa aatacaGATAAACCTAAAAATGATACTCAATCTATTCCTGCTTATGTCTGTATTCCAAATAACTATTCAGATGGGAAATCAAGCGCTAATTTTTCTGttcaaaataaa aatgCTGTTAAACGTACAAATGTTACTATATCTAATCCAgtgtttatgttaaattattgtaatgggAAAACAAGTACCAATTGCTCTACAAATAATTATGTAGAACCAATAGAAGTGGCCagatataatacacaaatagataaacaatttaatgtttCAGACTTTAACAATAGTATACTTGGTATTAATGAACACCTTGAAAAGCATAGCTGTATACATCCTCATTTAccaatatttaaagaaaatgttCAGTTAGGCATTGAACAGCTTAACAATAGTAATGAAGATGTTTCTGTGATAACAAATATAGTTCCTCaatatgtaaatataggtaatcaagTAAATAGAATgacacaaaaacaaataattttatttaaacaacaaCTCACACAACATGTCCaattaataactcaaaattacTTGCTATGCACAATGTCAAAAAAGTTCCAAATTAATtgcagaaaatataaaattatgttg gAACTAATAAAAGATATTTGTAAAGATAAAAAGTATGCACCAATTAACACACATTCCGCCTTAAAGTTTATTCGAGATTGGACTGAATTTAAATCCAACGAGAATGatattaatag tGACTATGTTATACTACCATTAAATGTGAAAGGGTTTAtgctatattatgataaacctGTATTTATCTATCCTCAATTGTTACCAATAAGAACTTACCATCACGAATATAAAACTCATCCTATTGGACCTTCAGAAGAAAA attactggtattaaaaatagattatgTTTTTAAGAATTTGAAAGAGAGTAGTAATACTCGggcaaaatatagaaaaaatactttatcTGATTTAATGCCAATGATAATAAAAACTGTACATAAAAGATGGTTTTCAAACAGaagtttaaaatatctaaaacagtACATAACGCGTCAGATGAACTCATTTAAAATGAATGTTATTAag AATTATTTAACATATGGTAAAATTGAAGAATCTTCTTATGTGATTGACATTAAAGCTCTCTTTAAAGGAAACCGCTTATACGAGTGTGATGTTCGAAAGTTTCCATCAAGTTGGAAATGTATCAGACaacaatttaagttaaaaaaatag